TGTGACCTTTATCCCACTCTTACAATTACAAACACAACATGTCTACCTTCGAACAAACAAAAGGCAAACATGTAAAGTCCTTTTCAGACAGAAAGCTTTTCCaataaaatgtaaactttttattaatttttaaattacaaaccAAACGTTGGTAATCATATACAGACGTGTTAGCCGCGGACAAATTAAGACTGGAGTTATACTTTCAAATACAACTTCAGAATGAGTtgcaataaaaacattttctcaaaaattgTATTTCCTTTGGTTTACAATCCATCAGATGGAAAGtttaatataacttaaaataatttaCCACCTACCCTGAAGTATGCTATAGAAATCTGAATCACTATCAGCACTTTATTGATTGGGAGATTTTTGCAGAAAGTAACAGCTGTGGCCCTTGACTTGTTCTATAACAGAATATCGAACTGTCTCCAGGCAATAGTTTGGGTAACAAAAGACGTATGAACACGTCTCTGGTCAGTAAGTTGTTAGGCTCCAATTAACAAGGCTTTAAGGGCTCAGTAGTTTTCCTAAGAGTATTGCAAATATACAAATGTTGAAAAGGTAATACTGTTAGTTGAGCTGTAAAATGCCTAAAAATGACAGTTCTGCCACAGTGTGCAGTTTATACACTTTGCTTCTGGGATTCCCCCAACCAAGCAGCTTTCGTGTTTCAAGTTTGAACTGGAAGACATAGAAAACCATACATTCCACGTGAAATGATGAGGAGAGTAAGCAATCAAGTGtgcaaaaaataaactttacaatTTCATACTCCAACATCAGAGGCGTCCGGTAACAGGAATTTCAACTGATCTGATTAACAGTCGAGATAATTTCAGACCTGTCCTCTTGCAGCGCTGTCCGACAGACTCAGACCTGAGGTCTTTCGCTGCAACAGGGAAAGTGGTCTTCCGTCCGAAAGACGACGGGGGGTTCGTAGCCGGTCAGCTGGGACCTGCCGGAGGGCGCCTTGTGGAAAAACGAGGGAACGTTAATCGTGTGCAGCAGTTTCCTGAACGTACTGGGGAACGTCCCCAGCTCGGCCTCCGCCCTGGCGACCTGCTCCTCCAGCCTGGCTACGCTGGCGCTGACCATGCCCACAAAGGCCTCCAGGCGGTCGATCTTGCTGTAGACTCGCCGCATCTCGGTGGCCTTGGCGTAAATGAGAGGCACGCCCTCGCCGACTACGTGAGAGGAGTCGCCGCGCAGCATGTCCAGCATGCCCACAAACTCGTCCACCCTGGTGAGCAGGTCCTCCAGGCTAGCGTCCAGCGCCTCGATCTCGGCCCGCGCCCCCGCGCCAGGCAGCAGGCAGGAGGCGTAGCCCGCGGCGGCGCGGCGCAGCAGCGGCGGGTCCCGGCTCGGCGCGCCCGACTCCGGGCCCTCGTCCTCCCACGGCCCCGAGGCGCTGCTGTGGCTCTGCGACACATTGCCGCTGTCCCCACTCCAGGCCGCCACCTGGGCCTCGGCCTCCTCGACCGACTCCTCACCAACAGCCCCGCAACTCGGCGGGAAATCCTCCATAGCCCGCGACTGCCGGGCTACACAGCCCTACTTCCGGGCTAGACAGCCCCACTTCCGGGTTTTGCGCGCGCTTGCATCTGCGCACGCGCGGCACTACTTCCGGCCTCTACGCGAGCACGTACCCGCACGTACTCCCGCCCTTTGGGTGGGGAGGGCGGTGTCCGCTCGCTGCGCATGCGCACACATCTCTGATTTCGGCGTAGAACGGGCGTGCACGCGCACTGCAGTCTCTATTGGCAGGTGCTCacgctcagaaaaaaaaaaaaagactccgcACCCAAGAGCCCTATGGGTAGGGCAGCAGTTAACATCACtcgcctttcagttcagttcagttcagctgctcggtcgtgtcctctttgcgaccgcatgaactgcagccctgaatggtccagtggtttttcccactttcttcaatttcagtctgaatttggcaataaggagttctgagccacagtcagctcccggtcttgtttttgctgactgtatagcgtgtctccatctttggctgcaaagaacataatcagattttggtgttgaccatctggtgagaagactcttgagagtccctgggactgcaaggagacccaaccagtccatcctaaaggagatcagtcctgggtgttcattggaaggacggatgctgaagctgaaactccaatactttggtcacctgatgcgaagagctgactcatttgaaaagaccttggtgctgggaaagactgagggcaggaggagaaggggacgacagagatgagaggttggatggcaacactgactcgatggacatgattttgagtggacttcagaagttggtgatggacagggaggcctggcgtgctctggttcatggcgtcgcaaagagtcggacatgactgagcgactgaactgagctgaaatgaacttctctgcttttcatatgctttctaggttggtcataacttttcttccaaggagtaagtgtctaatttcatggctgcaatcaccatctgcagtgatttcggagcccagaaaaataaagtcagccactatttccactgtttccccatctatgtgccatgaagtgatgggaccagatgccatgatcttagttttctgaatgttgagctttaagccaactttttcactcacctctttcactttcatcaataggctctttaattcttcactttctgccataagggtggtgtcatctgcatatctgaggttactgatatttctcccaccaaacttgattccagcctgtgcttcctccagtccagtgtttctcatgatgtactctgcatataagttaaataagcagggtgacaatatacagccctgatgtactccttttcctatttggaaccagtctgttgttccatgtccagttttaactgttgcttcctgacctgcatataggtttctcaagaggcagatcagatggtctggtattcccatctctttcagagttttctacagtttattgtgatccacacagtcaaaggctttgacctagtcaataaagcagaaataggtgtttttctggaactctcttgcttttttgataatccagtggatgttggcaatttgatctctggttcctctgccttttctaaaaccaacttgaatatttggaagttcacggttcacgtattgctgaagcctggcttgaagaattttgagcattactttactagcgtgtgtgatgagtgcagttgtgcagtagtttgagcattctttgggattgcctttcttagggattggaatgaaaacagaccttttccagtcctgtggccactgctgagtgttccaaatttgctggcatattgagtgcagcactttcacagcatcatctttcaagatttgaaatagctcaactggaattccatcacctccactagctttgtttgtagtgatgcttcctaaggcccatttgacttcacattccaggatatctggctctaggtgaatgatcataccatcgtgattatctgggtcgtgaagatctttttttgtacagtacttctgtgtattctcgccacctcttcttaatatcttctggttgcataccatttccatcctttattgagcccatctttgcatgaaatattcccttggcatctctaattttcttgaagagatctctagtctttcccattctattgttttcctctatttctttgcattgttcactgaggaaggctttcttatttctccttgctgttctttggaactctgcattcaaatgggtatatctttccttttctcctttgctttttacttctcatcttttcacagctatttataaggcctcctcagacagccattttgctttttgcatttctttttcttggaggatggtcttgatccctgtctcctgtacaatgtcacgggcctctgtccatagttcatcaggcactctgtctatcagatctagtcccttaaatctacttctcatttccattgtataattataaggtatttgatttaggtcatacctgaatggtctagtggtttccccactttcttcaatttaagtctgagtttggcaataagaagttcatgatccaagccacagtcaactcccggtcctgtttttgctgactgtatagagcttcttcatctttggctgcaaagaatatagtcaatctgatttctgtgttggccatctggtgatgtctatgtgtagagtcttctcttgtgttgttcgaagagggtgtttacaatgaccagtgccttctcttggcaaaactctattagcctttgccctgctttattctgtattccaaggccaaattttcctgttactccaggtgtttcttgacttcctacttttgcattccagtcccctataatgaaaaggacttattttgggggtgttagttctaaaaggtcttgtaggtcttaatataaccgttcagcttcttcagcgttactggtcagggcatagacttggattaccatgatattgaacggtttgccttggaaatgaacagatcattctgtcatttttgagattgtatccaagtactgcatttcagactcttttgttgcctacgatgtctactccatttcttctaagggattcctggccatagtagtagatataaggtcatctgagttaaattcacccattccagtccattttagttcactgattcctagaatgttgatgttcactcttgccatctcctgtttgaacacttccaatttgccttgattcatggacctaacattccaggttcctatgcaatattgctctttacagcatcggaccttgcttctatcacctgtcacatccacaactggctgttgtttttgctttggctgcctCCCTTCgttctttctgtagttatttctccactgatctccagtattatattgggcacctactgacctggggagttcatcttttggtgtcctatctttttgccttttcgtactgttcatggggtgctcaaggcaagaatactgaagtggtttgccattcccttctccagtggaccacattctgtcagacctctccataatgacccgtccatcttgggtggccccacacggcatggcttagtttcattgagttagacacgactgtggtccgtGTGACCAGATagtctagttttctgtgattgtggtttcagtctgtctgccctctgctgccctctctcagcacctaccgtcttactggggtttttcttaccttggacatgggataTCTCTTCTCAGCTGCTGCAGTAAAGCGAAGccactgctcctgaccttggatgtggggtatctccttatGGCCGCCGCTCCTGACTTGGACAGAGATTGGCAGCTGCACGGCGCAGGAGCAGcaagcggccgagaggagctaccccgctTTCCACTAGTAAGAGGTAAAAGCACAATTATTTAGTTTTGAGACAAAGGGTTATACACCAAAGTAACATATTTACAGTTTACATAGTCCAGATCTGCACATGCAAAGCACGTTGTGCATCATCCTGACCCCTCACAGTATTGAGAAAGAATGTCTTTTCCTGAAGAGTTACCTTGCTTGTGACAGGAAAAAACtagcttttgttttgcttttgtttttgcaaGCAGGCACTCCTGTGTCTTCTATGGGAATCTAGTTAATGTGCAACGCAGAGGCACACTGCACTCTAAAGAGGGATAGTGCCCCAAGTAGAGACAGTGGCCCAAACTATACCTAAATTTTTTCTGTCCTGCCCTAAAAGTAATTATATTTTATCAAACACCCTCCCCCTTTGTTGCCTAATTTATTGTTAAATAAGAAAACATCATCTTTGTCTAAAAAAATTTCCCCCGTTTTCCAGTTGCTCAATCGTCATGTGTTGAATGGAGAAAACTTAGAAAACAGAGAGGCAAAtgatgtgaaatcttaaaaaaaaaaatctcataaaaataaaagatggtgACTCAAtgtactattcagccataaaaagaacgtTTTAAAGAGGTTCATTGTGTGCCTCTCAGGGCCTCAAAATCAGACCATAGGGTCTTTAGAATGCTGTTGGGCCGGGGGTGGCTTAGGTAGTTTGCCCACCTCTCTCGTGGCGCTGTGTGCCGGGGGCGTGCCCTGCTTTTGCTCTTGACACCCTGTATTTGCTCCTGGGTCTTCAAAAGTGGCAGTTGGATTTTGAGTCTTTTTGTATATTGTTGTGCATCATTTGCCCCAATTGCTCATGTACTcagttatttttagttccttatagaaagggagaaatgggtgggagaggatgagaaggttagatatcatcactgactcaatgggcatgaattttggcaaactctgggaggaagTGAAGGACACGAAAGCCCGGCTTtcagcagtccatggagtcacaaagcgttggacaccaCGTGGCGACTAAAGAATAACAACAAATGGTTTCTCCATATTTTGTTGCTAGAGGAGAccatttgtccaggtgcaagctcTGCAGCAAatggtcccaggtcccagcttgTCTCATTATTTCTTACTCTCAAACCACCTGCTCTTCTTGTGGACATCTATGAAGAAATCTACATAGCAAGAAACTGAGGTCTTTTGCCAACAGCCAGCAGAAACCAGCCTCCTTCCAATAACCACAGGAGTCAGCCATCTTGGAAGTGGGTCCTCCAGCCCCATTCAAGCCCAGCGATGGCTTCAGACCTAAGTGATATCTTGACTGCAGCCTAATTAAATGTCCTGAGCTGAAACTATGTGAGGtaataaatatctgttgcttTCAGCTGCTAGCTTTGGGGGTAATCTGTTACAGCAATAGATAGTTAACCTACCTTTGAGGGAACATACtgcaatttatttgttttacttatttattctcttacctatgaacatttgtgttgttttagctTTAGGGAAATTAtcataaagctgctatgaatattcttcTATATATCTTTTTGTGGACACATGTGCTCAAAATCTCTTGAATGTTAACCAAGGCATCAAATCTGCTAGGTCATAGGGTTGGTGTATGTTTAgtcttagttgttgttgttgcttagtcggtaagtcatatgtgactcttttgtgatcccacgaactgtagcctgccaggcttctctgtccatgggatttctcgggcaagaatactggagtgggttgccatttccttctccaggggatcttcctgacccagggatcagaccatcAGCTCCAgccttggcaggtggcttctttagcCAATCTGTAGTCACTGCCAagtaattttccaaagttttagcAGTTTACATTCGTATTTATGGGCTGGACTGAATGTATGCATTTTCCCCAAAtcatatgctgaagtcctaactTTTGGTGTGGCTGTATTTGGAGTAAGGAAgtgattaaggttaaatgaggtcataagagtGGAGTGCTGATCTGATAGGATTAGTGTTCTTGTAAGAAGAGACACCTGAGCTCACTGCCCTCTCTCTTCCCACCCCATCCATGCCTATACCTGCACAAAAAGGTCACGTGAGGACTGCAGCAAGAGTGTGgccgtctgcaagccaggaagagagaacTCACCAGACACTGACTATCCCGACACTTTGATCATGGACTTCTagctccagaactgtgaaggGGGAAAGCCTGTGATTTAGGCCCTGGTGTTTTGTAGTCTGAGCAGACTAAGGTACCCATCAAGAGTGTACGGGCATTCCTGGGTACTTGTCTGGTGGTAAAGTGGTTAcaactccgtgcttccaatgcagggggcatgggttcagcccctggttggggaactagatcccacatgctgtgtggcgaAGTGTGAGTGTCTCAGATGCTCCACCTCTTCCCCAGTGTGGAATCCTCACCAAGACCACAGGTGCGAGGCCCATAACCAAGGACACCTCCAAAATGGACTGTAACCATTGCCCAAAGcactctgccccctcccccccaccgtGATCATCACCAACAGACTTCCTGACCCCAAATTAGGCAAAAATGCCCACCCTGTACTTACCCTATAGTGCCCTAACCAGTCATCTAACGCCAACTTtccagtagattttttttttttttagtcttgagGCTAAAAATTGTCTGCTAATGCACAAAAAGCATTGACTCTTCCTGGCCTGTCAGGAGGTGTTGGCCCACAGCTCTTGCAGTGCCCACAGTATCTCTGCTGTTTGTTCTTAATAAAATCACTCCTTTCTGCAACACTCGATATCTGGAAATTCTTATCCAATCCATGTCCCCTGCGACTTGGAATTGTCAGCATTTTACATTTATCCATTTTAGTGGATGCATTGCACTATCTCATTGTGgtgttcatttgcatttccctgtggAATCATGAAGTTAAGCACGTTTTTACACtcatgcctgtgtgctaagttgcttcagtcatgtccaactctttgctaccttagggactgtagcctgccaggctcttcagtccgtggaattctctaggcaagaatactggagtgggttgccatgccctcctccaggggattttcccaaccctaggatcaaacctgcgtctttaTGTCTCCttcgttggcaggtgggttctttaccactagggttacctgggaagcccatcttttaaAACACTTATTGGCTATTTGATATCCCCTTTTGTGAAGTGCCAGTTCAAatctttctgccttttaaaaattgagttttctTCTCATTGATCTGTAGAAATTTTCAATACAGCTTGAATATAgagtttcccttgtgactcagtgatgaagaatcttcctgtcaatgcaggagatgtgggtttgaaccctgggttgggaagattccctggaggacaaaatggcaacccattctaatattctcacttgggaaatcccatggacagaggagtctggcaggctacagtccatggggtggcaaagagtcagacatgacctagtgactaaacaaaacaacATTTGTCAGAAATATCTATTGAAAATATCTCCTCCCGCTCTGCAATGTGACTTTTCACTCTCTTAGTGGtgacttttttccctcttctattaATAGTATCTTTTGGTAAAtagaatttcataattttaataaagttcaATTTACCAAACTAGGAAAGTTTGGGGAGTGAAAGGGGACACTATTAACAATCACATCAAGACAGGAGGTATAAAATCTTGGATAAATTATGCCATACGATTGTTATGAACCATGTGGATCAGTAATCTAAGGATCATATGCCTCATGCCCACCTTAGGGTAATAGGTGGACATTCAGGTCCAGAGAGATGTGTTCAGGTTAACCAAATTGTCCAAGTAATTGGACAACTGAGCAAGTAATTGGTGGAACTAGGAACCAATTCTGGATTTGTCCAACTCCAAAACATTTGGCATCAAATATCTCCATGAACTGCCTTGTAACGATTAGAATTAgctgttcctgggtcaggaagctgtGAAGGAGAGAAGTGCCTTAGACTTCCTCCAACTCAGttgttttgccaaaagttttactttcattttaggtTTGAAACAACAGAGAGAAGTGATAGTGTATATACAGCACCAAATTGGGCCAATTCCTATATTCAGACTTGAATAGTGCCAGGAAGCCCCAAATAACAGCAATTTGGAGTCCCAGTTGGGAAAAGGGTCCTGGGCAGTGCATCCACCCCACTGGTAAGATTGCAAATTACAGATTTGGGGGCTCCCACTTATAATCCCAGGCTGTTATCATCATCTGTTTGTGCTCAAAAATGCAACTCtggtttttctttactttttacaatgctgtttgttttaccttgtGAGTCATACAATTCCTTAGACCTTAGGGGACTTGCCAGGTCCTCAGGGGCTTAAGAAATTCCGAGATCCACTCCTTTTCTTATCTAAAGTGCTGCTTGACTTGCTGGTAACAACTGATGTTCTTCTAGGCAGGCATGTGGTCCAGGCAATGTCAGAAGTTGGTCAAAGACCTGCTCCCCTACGTCGGCAGCCTGAACAAGACTATCTctgttttaatttccctaacacgGGTGCACAGAGAGGAGAGTTTAATCCTGAGTTCAGGCTGGGTCCACTGCACAAGGCATGTGgtgtggtggctcagctgggactTAGTCAGGCACAGAGGTCATGGCACCCGCAGCACCTGATATTCCCAAGAGGATGAAAACGCATCACTTTGGCTCAGGGACTCAGGGACTCAGGGACTCGGGGACTCAGGGACAGAGCTCAGCAAAGGAGCAGTTCTGTGAGTCAGCAGCAGGGGGCAAGAGCAATACCCCAAGGGCCAGGAGCACCTGTGGCTCAGGTGGCTGCTTCGGCTGGGAAAAAgcacaaacaaagctggtgggtTCATCTAGGAAATGGCAGTTGCTTGTTTTCCTAAGCTCGATGGTGGAGAAATATCTGACTtgggttaaattttttttttttttttctgttagcaacccaaatgtccatctacagataaataaataagcaaaatgtggtctgCTCACATGATGGACTGTTACTTGGCCTTCACAAGGAAGGAATCCTAACACATGCAGTAACCTGGATGAAGCCTGaagacattattctaagtgaaacaagccagtcatGAAAAAGACAAATTCTGTGTAATTCCACTTCCATGAGGTCCCTAGAGTGATCAAATCCACGGAGACAAAGTAGAGTGGTAGGTGCCACGGGCAGGAGTGATGTTGTCTAATGGGTTTAATGCATCccttttgcaagatgaaaagtttTGGATATTGGTTGCATGATGATATGAATACACATAACAATACTCAACTGCATGTACTCTtagaaatggttaagatggttaattttattttttttatcacaataaaaaattctCCTTTAACCCAGTAGTCTTaggttaaaaatgaaattcatttcTGGGAAACTATCTGACTTAAGACAAAGCTTTGTGCATGAAAAATTAATTGTAGCATGCTTAAGAAAAATACAAGTAGGAAGAACTTTATGGTGAGCAAATGTTGGTACACTCATTCTGGTCAATTCTTTGCAGCTATTAAAACATGCTGcttggggacgtccctggtgactcagtggataagaatccacctgccaatgcaggggacatgggttcgatccctggtccaggaagattctacacgCCACAGAACAGCTaaccccgtgtgccacaactactgagctcccCTTCTAGAACCCAAGAAccgtaactactgagcctgcaggttgtaactactgaagcctgggtgccctggagcccgtgctctgcaacaa
The nucleotide sequence above comes from Muntiacus reevesi chromosome 22, mMunRee1.1, whole genome shotgun sequence. Encoded proteins:
- the BLOC1S4 gene encoding biogenesis of lysosome-related organelles complex 1 subunit 4; translated protein: MEDFPPSCGAVGEESVEEAEAQVAAWSGDSGNVSQSHSSASGPWEDEGPESGAPSRDPPLLRRAAAGYASCLLPGAGARAEIEALDASLEDLLTRVDEFVGMLDMLRGDSSHVVGEGVPLIYAKATEMRRVYSKIDRLEAFVGMVSASVARLEEQVARAEAELGTFPSTFRKLLHTINVPSFFHKAPSGRSQLTGYEPPVVFRTEDHFPCCSERPQV